In a genomic window of Vibrio marisflavi CECT 7928:
- a CDS encoding DUF3540 domain-containing protein, with translation MMAAKITATSLNSKQEWLMHSGVVTNQFASGFQVKCESGLVGAQVAASCLLQPNIGDRVLCSGNSSEAFILAVLERSAVEEYQLHIPGDLNVQSSGRMTLKSDTNLTLSSNEQTELTSDKMNVEVREATMTAQQSHFIGQKSFFHVEKLSWIGKQIEQVADRVFQRFNMQTKKISGHEEKQTKSSRHLIEKDYVVQSQNSLHHAEKNMHLDGEKIHLG, from the coding sequence ATGATGGCAGCGAAAATTACAGCAACATCATTGAATAGTAAACAAGAGTGGTTGATGCACTCGGGTGTAGTAACAAATCAGTTCGCTTCAGGCTTTCAGGTTAAGTGTGAATCTGGACTTGTTGGAGCTCAAGTTGCAGCAAGCTGTTTATTGCAGCCGAATATTGGTGATCGAGTTTTATGTAGCGGAAATAGCTCAGAAGCATTCATATTGGCGGTTTTAGAGCGCTCTGCAGTAGAGGAGTATCAGCTGCACATTCCGGGAGACTTAAATGTGCAGTCCAGCGGAAGAATGACGCTCAAATCTGATACCAATTTAACCTTAAGCAGTAACGAGCAGACCGAGCTGACATCAGACAAAATGAATGTAGAAGTAAGAGAAGCCACTATGACAGCGCAGCAATCTCATTTTATTGGCCAAAAAAGTTTCTTTCATGTTGAGAAGTTAAGTTGGATAGGTAAACAAATTGAGCAGGTAGCAGATCGTGTGTTTCAGCGATTCAACATGCAGACTAAAAAAATCTCGGGACACGAAGAAAAACAGACAAAGTCGAGCCGCCATTTAATAGAAAAAGACTACGTCGTTCAGTCACAAAACTCTCTACATCATGCAGAGAAAAACATGCACCTTGACGGTGAAAAAATTCACTTGGGCTAA
- a CDS encoding pentapeptide repeat-containing protein has product MNRNEFKRLLREYAFIEDKDLSGCNMSCLDLTEVRFLRCDLSGVNLSDSNLAHGMFETCNLHGANLDNAKLDHVVLMKSDLTNVNLSRTSMENGMVSECCLKGAELSKATWSSSIIQDCNCESARFKGSKLHGSIIKGCSLEFCDFSGLFIEKIAFDGVCFDHADFSHALLTKSYISECDLSKCLLANTEFRAMQANECNFNGQNLSSSVLEQSYFMGSSFINADLSGVHGAHTAFTNADLTGVNLSQANLSHSNFDGSLLMDANFSNANLLQAQMTNLKAQRASFNCCSCKQANFSHSDLSYADLSRANFSFCDFHNLEHEHANWKGSVKLGARWDDEVRTKAENWQVPLSIQQEIEQALSESDTRTSI; this is encoded by the coding sequence ATGAACAGGAATGAGTTTAAGCGCTTGCTTCGCGAATACGCATTCATCGAAGACAAAGACTTGTCGGGCTGCAATATGAGCTGCCTCGATCTGACTGAAGTACGTTTTTTGCGTTGCGATTTATCCGGTGTGAACTTGTCTGATAGCAACTTGGCCCATGGTATGTTTGAAACTTGCAACCTTCATGGAGCAAATCTTGATAATGCAAAACTCGATCATGTTGTGTTGATGAAAAGTGATTTAACTAACGTTAACTTGTCTCGCACCAGTATGGAAAACGGCATGGTTTCAGAATGTTGCTTAAAGGGGGCAGAGCTAAGCAAAGCCACATGGAGCAGCTCAATTATCCAAGATTGCAACTGCGAGAGTGCGAGATTTAAAGGATCGAAACTACACGGTTCTATTATCAAAGGTTGCAGCTTGGAATTTTGTGATTTTTCTGGTTTGTTCATTGAAAAAATAGCTTTTGACGGAGTGTGCTTCGATCATGCTGATTTTAGCCATGCTTTGCTGACCAAAAGTTATATATCCGAATGCGATCTTTCGAAATGCCTGCTGGCGAATACAGAGTTTCGTGCGATGCAAGCAAATGAGTGTAACTTCAACGGTCAAAACTTAAGTTCTAGTGTGTTGGAACAGAGTTACTTCATGGGTTCTAGTTTTATCAATGCCGACCTTTCAGGGGTTCATGGCGCGCACACCGCATTCACTAATGCAGATTTAACAGGGGTGAACTTATCCCAAGCTAATCTAAGTCATTCAAACTTTGATGGTTCGCTACTAATGGATGCAAACTTTTCTAACGCGAATTTGCTTCAGGCGCAGATGACGAACCTAAAAGCACAGCGAGCCTCATTCAACTGTTGCAGCTGCAAGCAAGCAAATTTCTCTCATTCCGACCTGTCGTACGCTGATTTGTCACGGGCAAATTTTAGCTTTTGCGATTTCCACAATCTTGAGCATGAACATGCGAATTGGAAAGGCAGCGTTAAGTTAGGCGCGCGTTGGGATGATGAGGTACGAACGAAAGCGGAAAACTGGCAAGTGCCTTTGAGTATTCAACAAGAAATCGAACAAGCACTCTCCGAATCAGACACGAGGACATCAATATGA
- a CDS encoding PAAR-like domain-containing protein, whose product MPGFAITAGGSVTIATPDVTAVPSPTGPLPMVGANMASSAMSIPPTTVLNVLVNGMPATNQMTMTATSMSTSPPVAMGVASGCPNDMGSKNMQGSITTMMGNAPVVSMCNVTAQNGLSPNSVGMHQASTSNQTVLIQS is encoded by the coding sequence ATGCCAGGTTTTGCTATTACCGCTGGTGGCAGTGTGACTATTGCGACGCCAGATGTCACTGCGGTTCCATCGCCCACTGGCCCGCTGCCAATGGTTGGAGCCAATATGGCCTCTAGTGCAATGAGTATTCCCCCAACCACTGTGTTGAATGTGCTAGTCAATGGCATGCCTGCAACGAACCAGATGACGATGACGGCGACCAGCATGTCAACAAGTCCACCTGTTGCGATGGGGGTGGCCTCTGGGTGCCCAAATGATATGGGGAGCAAGAATATGCAAGGTAGCATCACCACCATGATGGGTAACGCTCCTGTAGTCAGCATGTGCAATGTGACGGCCCAAAATGGTTTGTCTCCTAATTCGGTTGGAATGCATCAGGCCTCTACGTCCAATCAAACAGTACTAATTCAAAGTTAA
- the tssG gene encoding type VI secretion system baseplate subunit TssG, which produces MASASRSTSVDIIDKLHDKPAHFSHVQAIRLLRWQEAQNGADVTDFVKDRIRTRPELSLAFQPTELSELEKNEQNTQLTATFMGLYGAASPLPTFYTEELFEEARQDSSESRDFLDIVNQVFFHQYFEAWSKYRLLPQIVEEKKPQVLERLLCLAGVNFASEDDKHAQELIRYAGILSQVPRSAQGLGAMIADAVGAKVEVEELVPKWESIPEDQLTSLGERNHSLGEDTYMGTEIVDYSGSCTLHVKTDQKAVFHGLLPGGHLFNKMKRLLNHYLVEPIEIEMKIWPDSNISMPSILGNSEGALLGFDACLGHQSGAVCVPLFTSEEY; this is translated from the coding sequence ATGGCCTCCGCAAGTCGGTCAACGTCAGTTGATATAATAGATAAGCTACATGATAAACCTGCACATTTTTCACACGTTCAAGCTATCCGCTTACTGCGTTGGCAAGAAGCGCAAAATGGAGCGGACGTTACTGACTTTGTAAAAGATCGAATACGTACGAGACCTGAGCTGTCTCTTGCCTTTCAGCCTACGGAACTCTCTGAGCTAGAAAAAAACGAACAAAATACTCAGCTTACTGCGACGTTCATGGGGCTGTATGGTGCAGCTTCACCTCTACCAACGTTTTATACCGAAGAGTTATTCGAAGAAGCTAGGCAGGACAGCAGTGAGTCACGTGATTTCTTAGATATTGTTAACCAAGTTTTTTTTCACCAGTATTTTGAAGCTTGGAGCAAATATCGTTTATTACCGCAAATTGTAGAAGAGAAAAAGCCTCAGGTTTTAGAGCGTCTGCTTTGTTTAGCTGGAGTGAACTTCGCTTCAGAGGATGATAAACATGCTCAAGAGCTCATTCGCTATGCGGGCATACTCAGTCAGGTGCCACGTTCAGCTCAAGGGCTAGGTGCCATGATCGCCGACGCGGTAGGTGCAAAGGTAGAGGTGGAGGAGTTGGTTCCCAAATGGGAGTCGATCCCAGAAGATCAGCTGACTTCTCTAGGTGAGCGAAACCATAGTTTGGGTGAAGACACTTATATGGGTACGGAAATCGTCGATTACAGCGGTAGTTGTACCTTACATGTCAAAACCGATCAAAAAGCGGTATTCCATGGGCTGCTTCCCGGCGGTCACTTATTCAACAAAATGAAACGCTTATTAAATCATTACTTAGTTGAGCCTATCGAAATCGAAATGAAAATCTGGCCTGACTCTAACATCAGTATGCCAAGCATTCTTGGTAATAGCGAAGGTGCCTTGCTTGGATTTGACGCTTGTTTAGGTCATCAGTCAGGTGCTGTTTGCGTACCGCTATTCACATCGGAAGAATACTAA
- the tssJ gene encoding type VI secretion system lipoprotein TssJ: MLIRCRQIVSSLGIVLAFALAGCSSEPQPTGNISQVPVKDPSQIHWDWQSDAVKLSLKADPQLNYYNGQSHALMLCIYQLKNKASFEDLKKSPAGISRLLQCNGYDQNVVYSQRLFVQPSELKTFDFPRYQDVKAIGIVAGYANPMGDNVSKAFDIPIDKQTTGMIWKTNWYKPGKLSVQLILGRQLIETGFEGKGVPHKTRNMSDQKEETKA, encoded by the coding sequence ATGCTGATTCGTTGTCGCCAAATTGTATCTTCGCTAGGGATTGTTTTGGCTTTTGCTCTGGCGGGTTGTTCTTCTGAGCCTCAGCCAACAGGCAATATTTCGCAAGTGCCTGTGAAAGATCCAAGCCAGATTCATTGGGATTGGCAATCTGACGCCGTTAAGCTGTCTCTGAAAGCCGATCCCCAATTGAATTATTACAATGGTCAGTCACATGCACTGATGCTATGTATCTACCAACTGAAAAATAAAGCTAGCTTTGAAGACTTGAAAAAAAGTCCTGCAGGTATATCGAGGCTGCTGCAATGCAATGGATATGACCAAAATGTAGTTTATAGCCAACGTCTATTTGTCCAGCCAAGTGAGTTGAAAACCTTTGATTTTCCGAGGTATCAGGATGTTAAGGCTATTGGAATCGTTGCTGGCTACGCAAACCCAATGGGCGACAATGTATCAAAAGCCTTTGACATTCCTATTGATAAACAAACCACAGGCATGATCTGGAAAACAAACTGGTATAAGCCCGGGAAGCTATCTGTGCAACTTATCTTAGGTAGGCAATTGATCGAAACCGGTTTTGAAGGGAAAGGGGTTCCTCACAAGACAAGAAATATGAGCGACCAAAAAGAGGAAACTAAGGCATGA
- a CDS encoding DUF2169 family type VI secretion system accessory protein, whose protein sequence is MRVIKSLNQGILTHSFVVAGKPREAVTAIYGFDLLDPNKRLSEQQLWQRCVELLGDVPLDLGMPKVQGEWLVCGSAYTGDKERQAVRVSAQVGMQHKALDVLGRRHWQKSRYGLSLSHPENFEQMPIRWGYAVRGEGATMNPVGISPPPNKNEAQGQLHAGIYYPGESQSEWSAKPRPAGFMPVDIMQPKRQKLLGTYNEEWQQTTWPNYAKDFDPLFYNVAPEDQRIAGYFQGGEPYALVNLHPDYETIQGKIPYFQPRAFLRRVVGENLVVSEVPLHCDTLWMFPDTNTGILLFHGSAPIDDEEGLDIQEVLLSEDPHGSVPKPIEYYVELFDRAQTTEYIAEQIGIDMSPMEEAKADIAKAEKLMEDAPKYMQFRIDQVKGATPSPQTSMVKANQVMMAQLDDRIASLAEMEKHLEKNPVNPDVKASVVKGQKELAGAKDKLAENIQNLSEMKNKVAGVSTKLSAFPDKLEKDKQDLESQLDELGDQFEIKHTWSDQASSLVYLANQNLTVKKFDEKKEQLESLGFRELYFQMYLLGWIDEQTPFIPEHWQLDGPVERETYGPGWVFAQHKEGEIKSITIRPDNISSAEADYLIAGSEAVGWHSGVEAPAKIIVTDLVSSWILAQALADYTDIIFLKEAGEQLDPEVEKALDESDHIYLACSSKTPLKDWQERFAKIKPLYYPQDVEIVHFHQQEIEPLTWLNEQLHSVLYAHLCDYKKQRCEERQKEVSPKQIYSQMKAHSDQKAVEAFGFNPMEHDDPVGFKMQQALNNLNSTMKSRPDAQRYDTYLDEVKKQFAEAKVKYNQPPELFADDSSELKKRFSDIKQQLDTASKKQNVPVEKMIDKEEFAQFEEKMMAMMVEMEPLKEKLKDLQGQMNQDEDRDYQELTRQDVIYRYAARLSFAKKNLSELDLSGIDLSGASFQDAILSKTNFSGCNLSGCQFSNAIADEADFTQSNVSKAQFHHAILTQTSFVKAEAKLADFSHATMVESNLAQANLTKTVWSSAMANQSCFVQADLRQSDLSNGVFIEADFTQADMKQSLTGQAVFNDATLRSADLRLSKGNKAIFWGVKGEGSQWDRAQLNGVRFGPVDLTKAHGRYADFSNCLVKGATFDKADFRGSNFSRGFMDSMQANHTLFDGANLCNAQLTRGNFQHSSFKAVNGMQSTLFRSQFQHADLYASNFYSADFRKIEFGNTHLKGINVDTTILHHKLEIFDEQE, encoded by the coding sequence ATGCGCGTCATTAAGTCCCTAAACCAAGGGATACTCACTCATTCATTTGTTGTTGCGGGCAAGCCCCGAGAAGCCGTAACGGCTATTTATGGCTTCGACTTGCTTGACCCTAACAAACGTCTAAGCGAACAACAGCTCTGGCAACGTTGCGTTGAGCTGTTGGGTGACGTGCCGTTAGATTTGGGAATGCCAAAAGTACAGGGTGAGTGGCTAGTGTGTGGTTCTGCTTATACTGGCGATAAAGAAAGGCAGGCAGTGCGCGTTTCTGCTCAAGTCGGGATGCAACACAAGGCATTGGATGTGCTAGGGAGAAGGCATTGGCAAAAATCTCGCTATGGCTTGAGCCTTTCTCATCCCGAAAACTTTGAGCAGATGCCGATCCGTTGGGGCTATGCGGTTCGAGGCGAGGGTGCAACGATGAATCCGGTAGGGATTTCTCCTCCACCAAATAAAAACGAAGCCCAAGGCCAGTTGCATGCAGGTATCTATTATCCCGGGGAGTCTCAGTCGGAATGGAGTGCGAAACCGCGACCTGCAGGGTTTATGCCTGTAGATATCATGCAGCCAAAGAGGCAAAAGTTACTTGGTACGTACAATGAAGAGTGGCAGCAAACTACTTGGCCAAATTATGCCAAAGATTTTGACCCACTGTTTTATAACGTTGCACCAGAAGATCAAAGGATTGCAGGCTACTTTCAAGGTGGCGAGCCTTATGCGCTGGTCAACTTACACCCAGACTATGAAACCATCCAAGGCAAGATACCTTATTTTCAGCCCAGAGCCTTTTTAAGGCGCGTAGTCGGTGAGAATCTTGTGGTGAGTGAAGTGCCATTACATTGCGACACATTGTGGATGTTTCCTGATACTAATACTGGGATATTGTTGTTTCACGGTAGTGCACCGATTGACGATGAAGAAGGGCTAGATATTCAAGAGGTGTTGCTCTCAGAGGATCCGCACGGCAGCGTACCTAAGCCAATCGAGTATTACGTTGAGCTGTTTGATAGGGCGCAAACCACGGAGTATATTGCTGAGCAAATTGGCATTGATATGTCGCCGATGGAAGAGGCTAAAGCTGATATCGCCAAAGCCGAAAAATTAATGGAAGATGCGCCGAAATATATGCAGTTTCGGATTGATCAGGTGAAAGGCGCTACACCTAGTCCACAAACCAGCATGGTTAAGGCCAACCAAGTCATGATGGCTCAGTTGGATGACCGAATCGCGTCTTTAGCTGAAATGGAAAAACACTTAGAGAAAAATCCAGTTAATCCGGATGTAAAAGCAAGTGTTGTCAAAGGGCAAAAAGAGCTGGCTGGAGCTAAAGACAAGCTCGCCGAGAATATCCAAAATCTGTCTGAGATGAAAAACAAAGTTGCAGGTGTTTCAACCAAGCTATCCGCATTTCCTGACAAACTTGAAAAGGACAAGCAAGATCTAGAAAGCCAACTAGATGAGCTAGGGGATCAATTTGAAATAAAACATACTTGGAGTGACCAAGCTTCCTCTTTGGTATATCTAGCCAATCAAAACCTCACGGTTAAAAAGTTCGACGAGAAAAAAGAGCAACTCGAGAGTTTAGGTTTCCGGGAACTTTATTTTCAAATGTACCTATTGGGTTGGATAGATGAACAAACGCCGTTTATTCCTGAGCATTGGCAACTTGATGGACCTGTAGAGAGGGAAACATATGGCCCCGGCTGGGTATTTGCTCAGCACAAAGAGGGTGAAATCAAGTCGATCACCATTCGCCCAGACAATATTTCTTCAGCGGAGGCTGATTATTTAATTGCAGGTTCTGAAGCGGTAGGCTGGCACTCAGGAGTTGAAGCGCCAGCAAAGATCATCGTTACTGACTTAGTTTCATCTTGGATATTGGCTCAGGCACTAGCTGACTATACAGATATTATCTTTCTGAAAGAAGCGGGTGAGCAACTCGATCCAGAAGTAGAAAAAGCGCTCGATGAGTCAGACCACATATATCTGGCTTGTTCATCTAAAACACCTCTTAAAGACTGGCAAGAACGGTTTGCTAAAATCAAACCGCTTTATTATCCGCAAGATGTCGAGATTGTTCATTTCCATCAGCAAGAAATTGAGCCGCTGACTTGGCTAAATGAACAGCTACACTCGGTACTTTACGCTCACCTTTGTGATTACAAAAAGCAACGTTGTGAGGAGCGCCAAAAAGAGGTCTCTCCGAAGCAGATTTATAGCCAAATGAAAGCTCATTCTGATCAAAAGGCGGTAGAAGCTTTTGGCTTTAACCCTATGGAACATGACGATCCAGTTGGCTTCAAAATGCAGCAGGCTTTAAACAATCTCAATAGCACTATGAAGTCGAGGCCAGATGCACAAAGGTATGATACATACCTTGATGAAGTGAAGAAGCAATTTGCTGAAGCCAAAGTAAAATATAACCAGCCTCCAGAACTCTTTGCCGACGATAGCTCTGAGTTAAAAAAGCGCTTCTCAGACATCAAACAGCAGCTCGATACTGCATCGAAGAAGCAAAATGTTCCAGTCGAAAAAATGATTGATAAGGAAGAATTTGCCCAGTTTGAAGAGAAAATGATGGCGATGATGGTTGAGATGGAGCCATTAAAAGAAAAGCTTAAAGATCTTCAAGGACAGATGAACCAAGATGAAGATAGAGACTATCAAGAGCTGACTCGCCAGGACGTAATTTATCGTTACGCTGCTCGCCTTTCTTTTGCAAAGAAAAATTTATCCGAGCTAGATTTGTCTGGTATTGACCTCTCTGGAGCGAGTTTTCAAGACGCTATTTTAAGTAAAACCAACTTTAGCGGTTGCAACTTATCGGGTTGTCAATTTAGCAATGCAATCGCAGATGAGGCGGATTTTACTCAGTCCAATGTTTCTAAGGCTCAATTTCATCATGCAATCCTAACTCAGACGAGCTTTGTCAAAGCTGAAGCCAAGTTAGCCGACTTTTCTCACGCGACCATGGTCGAGAGCAATTTAGCCCAAGCAAACCTGACAAAAACGGTGTGGTCGAGCGCAATGGCGAATCAAAGCTGCTTTGTGCAGGCTGATTTACGCCAGTCAGATCTTAGTAATGGCGTATTTATTGAAGCGGATTTTACTCAAGCTGATATGAAGCAGAGCTTAACAGGTCAAGCGGTATTTAATGATGCAACACTGCGCTCCGCAGACTTACGTTTGAGCAAAGGAAACAAAGCTATTTTTTGGGGAGTGAAGGGAGAAGGTTCTCAGTGGGACCGAGCTCAATTGAATGGGGTAAGGTTTGGCCCCGTCGACTTAACCAAGGCGCATGGCCGTTACGCTGATTTTTCCAACTGTTTAGTTAAAGGAGCAACCTTCGATAAAGCGGATTTTAGAGGCAGCAACTTCTCTCGTGGTTTTATGGACAGCATGCAAGCCAACCACACACTTTTCGATGGAGCAAACCTTTGCAACGCGCAGCTCACACGCGGCAATTTCCAACATTCGTCTTTCAAAGCGGTGAATGGCATGCAATCAACCCTTTTCCGCAGCCAGTTTCAACATGCCGATCTGTACGCTAGTAATTTCTATAGTGCTGATTTTAGAAAGATAGAGTTTGGCAATACTCACTTGAAGGGCATCAATGTGGACACAACAATTTTGCATCACAAGTTGGAGATATTTGATGAACAGGAATGA
- a CDS encoding type VI secretion system Vgr family protein: MLQQSNFIISGIDNKFTLIKFHGVEALSTAYTFELEVSTNKLIEHPDRLLWQSCEFTMCHTRERTIGGMVTQVEVIKKVDELYFYKLIVRPTLWGLSEEVGCEVFLDMSVIDVISQVLAKPRNGLQIPFELKTNEDYEPREITVQFNQSSFDFINVLMESYGLYYYFEHKDGTEKLIITDNKVVHQKLAAEDYRYYLPTGLDLIDQDNLISEFKIQCRARAKNVLLKNYNYQKPDVEVEGISSIDDKGVGQQYYYGDQFSSRKEGNLLAKLKSEQLKAKTNLCFAKASDPQMMPGCTFALTDYFIDSANQDYLVVAITHQGHTGSAENELSYSNEFECLSTNLQYRSQEKTPKIKIHGVINGTIDASGEEDLDFQGRYKVLFNFDLSNPDAGKASHRMRLLTPYSDSAGGMHFPLREGTEVKIAFEHGDPSRPVIVGAVPNPNTPSVVNDLNSTSHVIKSSSGSQISMSDGASSSTILISSDDQNSFIRITK; encoded by the coding sequence ATGCTACAGCAATCTAACTTCATTATTTCCGGAATCGACAATAAATTTACCCTGATAAAATTCCATGGTGTAGAAGCGCTTTCGACTGCTTATACCTTTGAACTTGAAGTGAGTACTAACAAGCTTATCGAGCATCCAGATAGATTGCTTTGGCAATCTTGCGAATTCACAATGTGTCACACTCGAGAGCGGACCATTGGTGGGATGGTGACGCAGGTTGAGGTGATAAAAAAGGTCGATGAACTCTATTTTTATAAGCTGATCGTACGTCCTACGCTCTGGGGACTTAGTGAAGAAGTGGGTTGTGAAGTCTTTCTTGATATGTCTGTTATAGACGTTATTTCTCAGGTGTTGGCAAAGCCTCGCAATGGCCTACAAATCCCATTTGAACTAAAGACCAATGAAGATTATGAGCCCAGAGAAATAACAGTTCAATTTAATCAGTCCAGCTTTGACTTTATCAACGTTCTGATGGAGTCGTATGGCTTGTACTACTACTTCGAACACAAAGATGGCACCGAAAAGCTCATCATTACTGACAACAAAGTGGTACATCAGAAGCTTGCAGCTGAAGACTATCGCTATTACTTGCCGACAGGCCTAGATTTGATTGATCAAGATAACTTAATCAGCGAGTTCAAAATTCAGTGTAGAGCCCGAGCAAAGAATGTTTTGCTGAAAAACTATAACTATCAGAAGCCAGATGTCGAAGTTGAAGGTATCTCTTCGATTGATGACAAAGGAGTAGGACAACAGTATTACTACGGCGATCAATTTAGTTCTAGGAAAGAAGGAAACTTGCTTGCCAAGCTGAAATCTGAGCAGCTAAAAGCAAAAACAAACCTGTGCTTTGCTAAAGCGAGCGATCCGCAAATGATGCCGGGGTGTACATTTGCCCTAACAGACTACTTTATCGACAGTGCAAACCAAGACTATCTTGTCGTCGCTATCACTCACCAAGGCCATACTGGAAGTGCTGAAAACGAGCTGAGTTATTCCAATGAATTCGAATGCCTTTCTACAAACCTTCAATACCGAAGCCAAGAAAAGACGCCGAAAATAAAAATACACGGTGTGATTAATGGAACCATTGATGCTTCAGGCGAAGAAGACCTAGATTTCCAAGGCCGATATAAAGTGTTGTTCAATTTTGATTTGAGTAACCCAGATGCTGGAAAAGCTTCACACAGAATGCGATTGCTTACCCCTTATAGCGACTCTGCTGGTGGTATGCATTTCCCACTGAGAGAAGGCACTGAAGTGAAAATAGCCTTTGAGCATGGAGATCCAAGTCGACCAGTTATTGTTGGCGCAGTACCAAACCCGAATACCCCGAGTGTTGTAAATGATCTAAACAGTACTTCTCATGTGATCAAGTCTTCTAGTGGCTCACAAATCTCTATGTCTGATGGGGCGAGTAGCAGCACAATTCTGATTTCTTCGGACGATCAGAACAGCTTTATACGGATTACGAAGTAA
- the tssK gene encoding type VI secretion system baseplate subunit TssK has translation MNQPLYWHQGLLLQPQHFQLESQFHQWQLSQTRALTQNYPWGVVSLNIRENALTDKQFVIQECEVLFPDGSLCKLNENAVISNRQFEEDWVETGKSFPVYIGLKHWQNSGKNVTEVHDSSQMAEANSRYAALSNPKEVNDLYGEGASGQVKPLQYVLKIFWQDELDVAGDYHLIPIARLERDGQRIFLSDRFLPPVTNLHKWSSMRSLFRDMLDQLVSRAKQLERFKKPTSAKRMSSGDSDVTLAFAMRSLNRCACQIQCLLESQIMSPWDAWTTLSEILAELSSFVTDFSVAGEPGVQRWPSYDHLELHAMFECCQQQLTQMLHSIVVGPEYALRFESQQGAWHAQLPERALKGEYRYWLWIAGFSPSQYVELASRIKVSASGQLPNLMARAISGIPLIVQHEAPAGLPRADDGIYCELDCRSPLWSQVVESRSLGVSGLAPEQSNMQLFITRG, from the coding sequence ATGAATCAGCCACTGTATTGGCATCAGGGCTTGCTGCTACAACCGCAACACTTTCAATTGGAAAGTCAGTTCCACCAATGGCAGCTAAGTCAAACTCGTGCTTTAACTCAAAACTACCCATGGGGTGTAGTGTCTTTAAACATTCGAGAAAATGCACTCACTGACAAACAGTTTGTGATTCAAGAATGCGAAGTGCTATTTCCGGATGGCAGTCTTTGTAAATTGAATGAAAATGCTGTGATTTCCAACCGCCAGTTTGAAGAAGATTGGGTTGAGACTGGAAAGTCATTCCCTGTTTATATCGGCCTGAAGCATTGGCAAAACAGCGGAAAAAATGTAACTGAGGTGCACGACTCTTCACAAATGGCAGAAGCCAATAGCCGATATGCCGCGTTGTCTAACCCTAAAGAAGTGAATGACTTATATGGGGAAGGTGCATCTGGTCAAGTCAAGCCTTTGCAGTATGTGCTGAAAATTTTTTGGCAAGATGAACTAGATGTTGCTGGTGACTATCATTTGATTCCAATAGCAAGGTTGGAGCGAGACGGTCAGAGAATTTTTCTGAGTGATCGTTTTTTGCCACCTGTGACCAACTTGCACAAATGGTCGAGTATGCGCAGCCTGTTTCGGGATATGCTGGATCAATTAGTGTCGCGAGCTAAGCAGTTAGAGCGCTTTAAAAAACCTACTTCTGCAAAACGTATGTCCTCAGGAGACAGCGATGTCACGTTGGCGTTTGCTATGCGTTCACTGAATCGATGTGCTTGCCAAATTCAGTGTTTGCTAGAGTCACAAATTATGTCGCCGTGGGATGCATGGACAACTCTCAGCGAAATACTGGCAGAACTCAGCAGTTTCGTGACAGATTTTAGTGTTGCGGGCGAACCGGGAGTTCAGCGCTGGCCGTCATATGATCACCTTGAACTCCACGCGATGTTTGAGTGTTGCCAACAGCAGTTAACTCAGATGCTACACAGTATTGTCGTTGGACCTGAATACGCATTGCGATTTGAATCTCAACAAGGCGCTTGGCATGCACAGTTGCCCGAGCGCGCATTAAAAGGCGAATACCGCTATTGGTTGTGGATTGCTGGATTCAGCCCGAGCCAGTATGTAGAGCTAGCAAGCCGAATTAAAGTCAGTGCCAGTGGCCAATTGCCGAATTTGATGGCTCGCGCGATATCAGGAATCCCTCTCATCGTACAACATGAAGCGCCTGCAGGGTTACCACGAGCAGATGATGGTATCTACTGTGAGTTAGACTGCCGTTCTCCACTATGGAGCCAAGTCGTTGAAAGTCGCAGCTTAGGAGTGAGTGGACTGGCTCCTGAACAATCCAACATGCAACTATTCATTACTCGGGGATAA